One Curtobacterium herbarum genomic window carries:
- a CDS encoding sensor histidine kinase, whose translation MTLRRRLVLSIVALVVAVSAVIGAGSIIALASIQTGAIDGQLQKATARASTKFGQGEQSPNGQRPNDDLLQPLGQAAGTLTAYYFSGGRAGGIVLQEDSSRGQLTAAQLDRLGDVKVGVDPATMDLGGELGKYRVAAVQVDNPVLGDAVLVVGLPLAPVYESVWKLLGVVLVVTVLALLVASAVATAAVRRALRPLDRVAETASTVARMPLDRSDALDGVRVPDADPATEVGRVGTAFNRMLGHIGNAMQARERSEQKVRQFVADASHELRTPLASIRGYAELTRRMGADLPPDVVYAMSRVESESVRMTSMVEDLLLLARLDEGREIQFADVDLTGLVLDAVNDAHAASPDHPIEVDLPAEPVEVVGDAARLHQVIVNLVTNARTHTPDGTRITVGIAPCQDGGVDLTVRDDGQGIAPEFLPKLFERFARADSSRSRTAGSTGLGLAIVDAVVQAHGGRVSVTSEPGDTVFTVHLPDRAALVDGDGDGDGAGAGAGAWDAVPERS comes from the coding sequence ATGACCCTCCGTCGCCGGCTCGTCCTGAGCATCGTCGCCCTGGTCGTCGCCGTCAGCGCGGTGATCGGGGCGGGGAGCATCATCGCGCTCGCGAGCATCCAGACGGGTGCCATCGACGGGCAGTTGCAGAAGGCGACGGCCCGCGCCAGCACGAAGTTCGGGCAGGGTGAGCAGTCGCCGAACGGGCAGCGTCCCAACGACGACCTGCTGCAACCGCTCGGCCAGGCAGCGGGCACCCTCACCGCCTACTACTTCTCCGGTGGCCGCGCCGGGGGCATCGTCCTGCAGGAGGACAGCTCTCGCGGGCAGTTGACCGCCGCGCAGCTGGACCGGCTCGGCGACGTCAAGGTCGGAGTCGACCCCGCGACGATGGACCTCGGTGGGGAGCTCGGCAAGTACCGGGTCGCCGCGGTGCAGGTCGACAACCCGGTGCTGGGCGACGCCGTCCTGGTCGTCGGCCTGCCACTCGCCCCGGTGTACGAGAGCGTGTGGAAGCTGCTCGGCGTGGTGCTCGTCGTCACCGTGCTCGCGCTCCTCGTCGCCTCGGCCGTCGCCACCGCCGCCGTCCGACGGGCGCTCCGGCCGCTCGACCGCGTCGCGGAGACCGCCTCGACCGTCGCCCGGATGCCCCTCGACCGCAGCGACGCGCTCGACGGCGTCCGCGTGCCCGACGCCGACCCCGCGACCGAGGTCGGCCGCGTCGGCACCGCGTTCAACCGGATGCTCGGACACATCGGCAACGCCATGCAGGCCCGCGAACGGTCCGAACAGAAGGTCCGGCAGTTCGTCGCCGACGCCTCACACGAACTCCGCACGCCCCTGGCCTCGATCCGCGGGTACGCCGAACTCACCCGCCGGATGGGTGCCGACCTGCCGCCCGACGTCGTCTACGCGATGAGCCGGGTCGAGTCGGAGTCCGTCCGGATGACCTCGATGGTCGAGGACCTGCTGCTCCTGGCGCGGCTCGACGAGGGCCGGGAGATCCAGTTCGCCGACGTCGACCTGACCGGCCTGGTGCTCGACGCCGTCAACGACGCCCACGCTGCCTCGCCGGACCACCCGATCGAGGTCGACCTGCCCGCCGAACCCGTCGAGGTCGTCGGCGACGCGGCACGCCTGCACCAGGTGATCGTCAACCTCGTCACCAACGCCCGCACCCACACGCCCGACGGCACCCGGATCACGGTCGGCATCGCACCGTGCCAGGACGGCGGCGTCGACCTGACCGTCCGCGACGACGGGCAGGGGATCGCGCCGGAGTTCCTGCCGAAGCTCTTCGAGCGGTTCGCCCGCGCCGACAGCTCGCGGTCGCGGACCGCGGGGTCGACGGGGCTCGGACTCGCGATCGTGGACGCCGTCGTGCAGGCCCACGGCGGGCGGGTCAGCGTGACGAGTGAGCCGGGGGACACGGTGTTCACGGTGCACCTGCCCGATCGGGCGGCGCTCGTCGACGGTGACGGTGACGGTGACGGTGCTGGTGCTGGTGCTGGCGCGTGGGACGCGGTGCCGGAGCGCTCCTGA
- a CDS encoding response regulator transcription factor, translated as MTISQPSAPPRLTRADGSPLRILVVDDEASLTDLLSMALRYEGWDVRSANGGQDALTTAREFKPDAMVLDVMMPDLDGLQVLSRLRQNNDDTPVLFLTAKDSVEDRVTGLTAGGDDYVTKPFSLEEVVARLRGLIRRSQISVSEAGDSRIVVGDLVLDEESYEVTRAGRSIELTATEFELLRFLMRNPRRVLSKAQILDRVWSYDFGGKSSVVEIYISYLRKKIDVGEEPMIHTVRGVGYVIKPTA; from the coding sequence GTGACCATCTCGCAGCCCTCCGCACCCCCGCGCCTCACCCGTGCCGACGGTTCGCCGTTGCGCATCCTGGTCGTCGACGACGAAGCCAGCCTCACCGACCTGCTCTCGATGGCGCTCCGCTACGAGGGATGGGACGTCCGCAGCGCGAACGGCGGGCAGGACGCCCTGACGACGGCGCGGGAGTTCAAGCCGGACGCGATGGTGCTCGACGTGATGATGCCGGACCTCGACGGCCTGCAGGTCCTCAGCCGACTGCGCCAGAACAACGACGACACCCCGGTGCTGTTCCTCACCGCCAAGGACTCCGTCGAGGACCGCGTCACCGGGCTCACCGCCGGCGGCGACGACTACGTCACCAAGCCGTTCTCGCTCGAGGAGGTCGTCGCACGCCTCCGCGGACTCATCCGCCGCTCGCAGATCTCCGTCAGCGAGGCCGGGGACTCCCGCATCGTCGTCGGCGACCTGGTGCTCGACGAGGAGTCCTACGAGGTCACACGCGCCGGCCGGTCGATCGAACTCACCGCGACCGAGTTCGAACTGCTCCGCTTCCTCATGCGCAACCCGCGGCGCGTCCTGTCGAAGGCGCAGATCCTCGACCGGGTGTGGTCGTACGACTTCGGCGGCAAGTCCTCCGTCGTCGAGATCTACATCTCCTACCTGCGCAAGAAGATCGACGTCGGCGAGGAGCCGATGATCCACACGGTGCGTGGCGTCGGGTACGTCATCAAGCCCACCGCCTGA
- a CDS encoding bifunctional PIG-L family deacetylase/class I SAM-dependent methyltransferase, with protein MSFDHRAPGTDPDAWTPVLDRVDTAPIALDGYDRVLVVAPHPDDETLGAGGLIAAAADAGLPVHVVLVSRGEGSHPDSPTTSPEDLSVRRAEEFRTALLALHPTVTWSVLDVPDGGLREQPETLADALADHLSAEADPPGAGRTLVVAPWQGDGHRDHRVAGEVAARLVADTPDVDLLAYPVWAWHWDDPVAPALPLARLRALPLSSAVLDRKRRALDAHASQVRPLSSAPGDEAIVDDRHARHHIRDREWFVDVRTDSATTEPTAPSRSRESFDAHYDRKPEGWDFDGSWYEQRKRAVTLAALPRRRYRSALELGCATGVLTAALTERADAVLGTDISRAPLERARRRAPSARFVQAALPTEWPDGRWDLVVMSEVGYYLSPADLDVTIDRVLASLDDDGVLVACHWRHPDSDAVTDGDTVDAHLAARWPRPALVRHVEPDFVLSVLPGPSVTSVARAEGLVR; from the coding sequence GTGAGCTTCGACCACCGGGCTCCGGGGACCGACCCGGACGCCTGGACGCCCGTGCTCGACCGGGTCGACACGGCGCCGATCGCACTGGACGGGTACGACCGGGTGCTCGTCGTGGCACCCCACCCCGACGACGAGACCCTGGGTGCCGGCGGGCTCATCGCGGCCGCGGCCGACGCCGGACTGCCGGTGCACGTGGTCCTGGTCAGCCGGGGCGAGGGTTCGCACCCGGACTCCCCGACGACCAGTCCGGAGGACCTCTCCGTCCGTCGTGCCGAGGAGTTCCGGACGGCGCTCCTGGCGCTGCACCCCACGGTGACGTGGTCGGTGCTCGACGTGCCGGACGGCGGACTCCGCGAGCAGCCCGAGACGCTGGCGGACGCACTGGCCGACCACCTGTCCGCCGAGGCAGACCCTCCCGGAGCCGGCCGCACCCTGGTCGTGGCGCCGTGGCAGGGCGACGGCCACCGGGACCACCGCGTCGCGGGTGAGGTCGCTGCGCGCCTCGTCGCGGACACGCCCGACGTCGACCTGCTCGCCTACCCCGTGTGGGCGTGGCACTGGGACGACCCGGTAGCACCGGCCCTGCCCCTCGCCCGGCTCCGGGCGCTGCCGCTGTCCTCCGCCGTGCTCGACCGGAAGCGCCGGGCCCTCGACGCCCACGCCTCGCAGGTCCGCCCGCTGTCGTCGGCGCCCGGGGACGAGGCGATCGTGGACGACCGGCACGCCCGACACCACATCCGCGACCGGGAGTGGTTCGTGGACGTGCGCACCGACTCCGCGACGACCGAGCCCACGGCGCCCTCCCGCTCCCGCGAGTCCTTCGACGCCCACTACGACCGGAAGCCCGAGGGGTGGGACTTCGACGGCTCCTGGTACGAGCAGCGGAAGCGTGCCGTGACCCTGGCCGCGCTCCCCCGACGCCGCTACCGGTCCGCACTCGAACTCGGCTGCGCCACCGGGGTCCTCACCGCCGCGCTGACCGAGCGGGCGGACGCCGTCCTCGGCACCGACATCTCGCGTGCGCCGCTCGAGCGGGCCCGGCGGCGAGCGCCCTCCGCCCGGTTCGTCCAGGCCGCCCTGCCCACCGAGTGGCCGGACGGCCGCTGGGACCTCGTGGTGATGTCCGAGGTCGGCTACTACCTCTCCCCCGCCGACCTCGACGTCACGATCGACCGCGTGCTCGCGTCCCTCGACGACGACGGTGTGCTCGTCGCCTGTCACTGGCGGCACCCGGACAGCGACGCCGTCACCGACGGGGACACGGTGGACGCTCACCTGGCGGCCCGCTGGCCCCGGCCGGCACTCGTCCGCCACGTCGAGCCGGACTTCGTCCTCAGCGTCCTGCCCGGCCCGTCGGTCACGAGCGTCGCGCGGGCAGAGGGACTCGTCCGGTGA
- the rplJ gene encoding 50S ribosomal protein L10, with amino-acid sequence MANKEAAVAELTESFRSSNAVLLTEYRGLTVAQLKELRNSIREHATYAVVKNTLTKIAANEAGITSFDDELAGPSALAFVHGDTVAVAKSLRAFAKANPELVVKGGYFDGNPLSATEVDKLADLESREVLLGKLAGAFKASLFGAAYLFQAPLSQAVRTVDALREKQESAA; translated from the coding sequence ATGGCGAACAAGGAAGCTGCGGTCGCCGAGCTCACGGAGTCCTTCCGTAGCTCGAACGCCGTTCTGCTCACCGAGTACCGCGGTCTCACGGTCGCGCAGCTCAAGGAGCTCCGCAACTCGATCCGTGAGCACGCCACGTACGCCGTGGTGAAGAACACGCTGACCAAGATCGCGGCCAACGAAGCAGGCATCACGTCGTTCGACGACGAGCTCGCTGGTCCGTCCGCTCTCGCCTTCGTCCACGGTGACACCGTCGCCGTGGCGAAGTCGCTGCGTGCATTCGCCAAGGCGAACCCCGAGCTCGTGGTGAAGGGTGGTTACTTCGACGGTAACCCGCTCTCCGCGACCGAGGTGGACAAGCTCGCCGACCTCGAGTCCCGCGAAGTGCTGCTCGGCAAGCTCGCCGGCGCCTTCAAGGCCTCGCTGTTCGGTGCTGCGTACCTGTTCCAGGCACCCCTCTCGCAGGCCGTCCGCACGGTGGACGCCCTCCGCGAGAAGCAGGAGTCCGCGGCCTGA
- a CDS encoding amino acid permease has translation MSSAPSLAHQLLRRKPVEQLRAEAAEGVDGQPLRRTLGVWHLTMISVGATLGTGILVVLGTAVPLAGPAVWISFVLAGVAALLSALSYAEMAGAVPTSGSSYSYTYATMGEGIAWVCGWCLVLEYAVSVAAVAVGASEYVDETLRVFGLHLPAVLSAPPGDGGLVNLPAAALVLVAMLVLLPGAKESAWVNTLMVLVKIALLVFFVIVAFSAFRIGNFEPLAPMGAAGVSAAASRLFFSYIGFDAASTAGEEAKNPRRDLPRAIIGSIALITALYILVAVAAIGARSWTSFSADEASLVRIVVDVTGQPVVALVFSIGAVIAIASVVLTVLYGQTRILLTMARDGLVPKVFGRVSARTGTPIANTLIVGIVVTIVSALVPLGELADATSIGTLIAFALVNISVIVLRRTQPDLERSYRVPFFPVVPVLGVLFCLFLAVTLGAGTWIAFGIWMVAGAVLYVAYGRRHSTLA, from the coding sequence ATGTCGTCCGCGCCGTCACTCGCCCACCAGCTCCTCCGGCGGAAGCCGGTGGAGCAACTCCGTGCCGAGGCCGCGGAGGGCGTCGACGGGCAGCCGCTCCGCCGGACCCTGGGCGTGTGGCACCTGACGATGATCAGCGTCGGTGCGACGCTCGGCACCGGCATCCTGGTCGTCCTCGGCACCGCCGTGCCGCTCGCCGGACCCGCGGTCTGGATCTCGTTCGTCCTCGCCGGCGTCGCCGCACTGCTCTCGGCGCTGTCCTACGCCGAGATGGCCGGGGCGGTCCCGACCTCCGGGTCGAGCTACTCGTACACCTACGCGACGATGGGCGAGGGCATCGCCTGGGTCTGCGGGTGGTGCCTGGTCCTCGAGTACGCGGTGTCGGTCGCGGCCGTCGCGGTCGGGGCCAGCGAGTACGTCGACGAGACGCTGCGCGTGTTCGGGCTGCACCTGCCGGCCGTGCTCTCCGCGCCTCCCGGTGACGGCGGTCTCGTGAACCTGCCGGCCGCCGCGCTCGTCCTCGTGGCGATGCTCGTCCTGCTGCCCGGGGCGAAGGAGAGCGCCTGGGTGAACACGCTCATGGTGCTCGTGAAGATCGCGTTGCTCGTGTTCTTCGTCATCGTGGCGTTCTCGGCGTTCCGGATCGGGAACTTCGAGCCGCTCGCGCCGATGGGTGCCGCGGGCGTGAGTGCGGCGGCCTCCCGACTGTTCTTCTCGTACATCGGGTTCGACGCCGCGTCGACCGCCGGCGAGGAGGCGAAGAACCCCCGCCGCGACCTGCCGCGCGCAATCATCGGGTCGATCGCGCTCATCACCGCGCTGTACATCCTGGTCGCCGTCGCGGCGATCGGGGCGCGGTCGTGGACGTCGTTCTCCGCCGACGAGGCCTCGCTCGTCCGCATCGTCGTCGACGTCACCGGGCAGCCCGTCGTCGCGCTCGTGTTCTCGATCGGCGCCGTGATCGCGATCGCCAGTGTCGTCCTCACCGTGCTCTACGGCCAGACCCGGATCTTGCTGACGATGGCGCGCGACGGTCTCGTGCCGAAGGTGTTCGGGCGGGTGTCCGCGCGGACCGGGACCCCGATCGCGAACACGCTCATCGTCGGCATCGTGGTCACGATCGTGTCGGCGCTCGTCCCCCTCGGCGAGCTCGCCGACGCGACGAGCATCGGCACGCTCATCGCGTTCGCCCTCGTGAACATCTCGGTGATCGTGCTCCGCCGGACGCAGCCGGACTTGGAACGGTCGTACCGCGTGCCGTTCTTCCCCGTGGTACCGGTCCTCGGCGTCCTGTTCTGCCTGTTCCTGGCGGTCACGCTCGGTGCGGGAACGTGGATCGCGTTCGGCATCTGGATGGTCGCCGGCGCGGTGCTCTACGTGGCCTACGGACGCCGCCACAGCACACTGGCCTAG
- the rplL gene encoding 50S ribosomal protein L7/L12, which produces MAKLSQDELIEAFKELTLIELSDFVKKFEEVFEVTAAAPVAAAAVSGAAAPAEEVEEKTEFDVVLKSAGDKKIQVIKEVRSLTSLGLGEAKALVETADAKVLEGANKEAADKAKASLEAAGATVELV; this is translated from the coding sequence ATGGCGAAGCTTTCGCAGGACGAGCTCATCGAGGCCTTCAAGGAGCTCACGCTCATCGAGCTCTCTGACTTCGTGAAGAAGTTCGAAGAGGTCTTCGAGGTCACCGCTGCCGCCCCCGTCGCCGCTGCTGCGGTCAGTGGCGCTGCTGCCCCCGCCGAGGAGGTCGAGGAGAAGACCGAGTTCGACGTCGTGCTCAAGTCGGCCGGTGACAAGAAGATCCAGGTCATCAAGGAGGTCCGCAGCCTCACGTCGCTCGGCCTGGGCGAGGCCAAGGCGCTCGTCGAGACCGCCGACGCCAAGGTGCTCGAGGGCGCGAACAAGGAAGCCGCCGACAAGGCGAAGGCTTCCCTCGAGGCCGCCGGCGCCACCGTCGAGCTCGTCTGA
- a CDS encoding glycosyltransferase, translating into MTLRLDVVVPAHDEQDRIVACLEALATAVSNLRHERPHVSVHVSVVLDGCTDDTAALVHAHADGAAWLDTLVTDHVGVGRARSLGAAHALARPVAGALVSAGRQRTDEPAVDHDDADLDQRWLAHTDADSRVAAGWLVQQLDALVSGAHVLVGAVVPDPDDLDAVVLARWQATHPPGATLGHVHGANLGIRADAYRAVGGFDPVPEHEDVRLVARARALGLRVDATTSLPVVTSGRFDGRTPGGYAEHLRRTYGDAS; encoded by the coding sequence GTGACGCTCCGCCTCGACGTCGTCGTCCCGGCCCACGACGAACAGGACCGGATCGTCGCCTGCCTGGAGGCACTGGCCACCGCCGTCTCGAACCTCCGGCACGAGCGCCCCCACGTCTCGGTCCACGTGAGCGTCGTCCTCGACGGCTGCACCGACGACACCGCGGCGCTCGTGCACGCCCACGCGGACGGAGCCGCCTGGCTCGACACCCTGGTCACCGACCACGTCGGCGTCGGTCGGGCGCGGTCGCTCGGTGCCGCACACGCCCTCGCCCGACCGGTCGCCGGCGCCCTCGTCAGCGCCGGACGGCAGCGCACCGACGAGCCGGCAGTCGACCACGACGACGCCGACCTCGACCAGCGCTGGCTCGCCCACACCGACGCGGACTCCCGGGTCGCGGCGGGGTGGCTCGTGCAGCAGCTCGACGCCCTCGTGTCCGGCGCCCACGTCCTGGTCGGTGCCGTCGTGCCCGATCCGGACGACCTCGACGCCGTGGTCCTCGCACGGTGGCAGGCGACGCACCCGCCCGGGGCGACCCTCGGCCACGTGCACGGCGCGAACCTCGGCATCCGGGCGGACGCCTACCGTGCGGTCGGCGGGTTCGACCCGGTGCCCGAGCACGAGGACGTCCGGTTGGTGGCGCGCGCCCGCGCGCTGGGCCTGCGGGTGGACGCGACCACGAGCCTCCCGGTCGTCACCAGCGGTCGGTTCGACGGCCGGACACCGGGCGGGTACGCGGAGCACCTCCGCCGCACCTACGGTGACGCGTCCTGA
- a CDS encoding acyl-CoA/acyl-ACP dehydrogenase, with protein sequence MLVSPAWPDGALRVDTAAIAALVDGSADPATTVDATAGRPAPPPAHRLTVAQTLASTTPPLVAGTAGQVLATLAAVAAADVATARVVEPHLDALTILAQAGVAVPAGSTWGVYAAEAPGLRLEGHPTEDGGVVLDGTKPWCSLASTLSHALVTAHVGQERRLVAVSLRQDGVVPHDVAWVARGLPDVPSGPVGFSAVRADPVGEPGWYLRRPGFAWGGIGVAACWWGGAVGLARVLRSHAAARPDSELLQAALGSVVADLADAEDALAGAARRIDDSADSADSSDQTDATDDGTDWPLLAQVVRSRVRRAVDAVRTEVVRSIGPGPLTSDPAVAARVADLELYVLQDHGDRDLARIGRMVLERGGVAW encoded by the coding sequence ATGCTGGTCTCCCCTGCTTGGCCCGACGGCGCGCTGCGTGTCGACACCGCTGCGATCGCCGCCCTCGTGGACGGTTCCGCCGATCCCGCGACCACGGTCGACGCCACGGCCGGGAGGCCCGCCCCTCCCCCGGCGCACCGGCTCACCGTCGCGCAGACCCTCGCGTCCACCACCCCGCCACTCGTCGCCGGGACCGCCGGACAGGTCCTCGCGACCCTCGCCGCGGTCGCCGCCGCGGACGTCGCGACCGCCCGGGTGGTCGAACCCCACCTCGACGCGCTGACGATCCTGGCGCAGGCCGGGGTGGCGGTGCCCGCGGGGTCGACGTGGGGTGTCTACGCGGCCGAGGCCCCGGGCCTCCGTCTCGAGGGGCACCCGACCGAGGACGGCGGTGTCGTCCTCGACGGAACGAAGCCCTGGTGCTCGCTGGCGTCGACGCTGTCGCACGCCCTGGTCACCGCGCACGTCGGCCAGGAACGTCGGCTCGTCGCGGTGTCGCTGCGCCAGGACGGCGTCGTGCCGCACGACGTTGCGTGGGTGGCCCGTGGGCTGCCGGACGTGCCGAGCGGCCCGGTCGGCTTCTCCGCCGTCCGGGCGGACCCGGTCGGCGAGCCCGGCTGGTACCTCCGCCGTCCGGGCTTCGCGTGGGGTGGCATCGGCGTCGCAGCATGCTGGTGGGGTGGTGCTGTCGGGCTGGCACGGGTGCTCCGCTCGCACGCCGCCGCCCGACCGGACTCCGAACTGCTGCAGGCCGCACTCGGTTCGGTGGTCGCCGACCTGGCCGACGCCGAGGACGCCCTCGCCGGTGCCGCCCGCCGGATCGACGACAGCGCCGACAGCGCCGACAGCTCCGACCAGACCGACGCGACCGATGACGGCACCGACTGGCCGCTCCTCGCCCAGGTGGTCCGCTCCCGGGTCCGCCGCGCCGTCGACGCCGTCCGGACCGAGGTCGTCCGGTCGATCGGCCCCGGCCCGCTGACGAGCGACCCCGCCGTCGCCGCACGGGTCGCCGACCTCGAGCTCTACGTGCTGCAGGACCACGGCGACCGTGACCTGGCCCGCATCGGCCGGATGGTGCTCGAGCGCGGCGGTGTCGCGTGGTGA